The DNA sequence AAGTTGTGTGGAGGAATATTTGTTGCCATACCAACTGCAATTCCGCTAGCACCATTTATTAAAAGGTTTGGCAAATAAGACGGCATTACCGTTGGCTCTTGCAAAGATTCATCAAAGTTTGATGTAAATTCAACTGTGTTTTTATCAAGATCTTTTAATATCTCTTCGGATATTCTTGCCAAACGTGCTTCGGTGTAACGCATTGCTGCGGGGGAATCACCATCGATTGACCCAAAATTTCCTTGTCCATCTACCAGCGGATAGCGAAGAGAAAATTCTTGTACCATTCTCACCATACTTAAGTAAACTGCAGAATCTCCATGCGGATGATATTTACCAAGAACTTCTCCAACTATTCTCGCAGATTTTTTATACGGTTTATTATACGCCACACCTAATTCGTGCATTCCAAATAAAACTCTTCTGTGAACGGGCTTTAATCCATCTCTAACATCAGGCAATGCTCTGGCAACAATTACAGACATTGCGTAATCTATGTAAGACGATTTCATTTCATCTTCTAAAGCAACGGGTAAAACTTTTTCAAAAATTGTAGTCATGTTTCAACACTTATTTTGTTAAAAAATTATATATCTAAATTTGCATATTTTGCATGTTTCTCTATAAAAGCTCTTCTTGGTTCAACAACATCGCCCATTAGAGTTTCAAATATTTTATCGGCAGCTGCGGCACTTTCCAAGTTTACTTGTAATATTGTTCTTGTTTCAGGATTCATTGTTGTTGACCATAATTGTTCCGGATTCATTTCTCCCAAACCTTTATATCTTGAGATATTTACACCCTTTGGTAAATTGCTATCGCTTTCTTCATTCTCAACATTTTTTGAAGATCCGTTTCCCATCCTTGCTAAAATTTTATCTCTTTCTTGATCATCATAAGCATAAATTTCTTCTTTTCCTTTTTTGATTTTATAAAGCGGCGGCTGCGCAATATACACATGTCCGGATGTAATTAAATCTTTCATTTGTCGATAAAAGAATGTTAGTAAAAGAGTTCTAATATGACTTCCATCAACATCGGCATCCGTCATAATAATAATTTTGCCATATCTAGCTTTTTCTGTATTGAAGTCGGCTCCGATTCCGGCGCCAATTGCAGTAACCATGGTTTTTATTTCATCGTTTTCAAGAACTTTATTAATTTTCGCTTTTTCAACATTTAGAATTTTTCCTTTAATTGGAAGAATTGCCTGAAACCTTCTATCTCTTCCTTGTTTAGCAGAACCGCCCGCAGAATCTCCCTCAACAATATATATTTCACAATGTTCGGGATCTTTAATTGAGCAATCAGCAAGTTTTCCCGGCAGATGCATTGAATCCAAGGCACTTTTTCTTCTTACTAAATCTCTTGCTTTTCTTGCAGCTTCGCGTGCTTCCGCAGCCCGTAAACATTTATCAATTATTTTTCTTCCAACAGCGGGATTTTCTTCAAGATAATCAGCAAGTTTTTCTCCAACAATTGATTCAACAATTGATTTAACTTCACTATTTCCAAGTTTGGTTTTTGTTTGTCCTTCAAATTGCGGTTCCATAACTTTTATGGAAATTACAGCTGTTAATCCTTCTCTAAAATCATCACCGGTTAAAGTAACTTTACTATTTTCTTTAATGAGTTTATTTTTTGTTGCATAATTGTTGAATGTTCTTGTGAGTGCTGTTTTAAATCCAACAAGATGCGTTCCGCCTTCGTGGGTATTGATGTTATTTACATAAGTGTGAATGTTATCAGAATAAGCATCGCTATACTCAAAAGCTATTTCAACGGGAGTATTATCTTTTTCGCCTTCAATATAAACTGTTTTGTGAAGAGGCTCTCTGGTTTCATCAAGATATTTTACAAACTCAATAATTCCGCCTTTGTAATGATATGTTTCTTCCTCTTTTTCAACTTCATCTGTAATTTTTATTGTAACATTTTTATTTAGGAATGCCAATTCTTTCATTCTTTCAGTAAGAATTTCAAACTGGAATTTTGTGGATTTGAAAATTTCATGATCCGGCATAAATGTTACTTTTGTTCCAGATTCCTTTTTAGTACTCTTTCCAATTTCTTTAACATCAGCTTTTGGAATGCCTCTTTTATACTCTTGAAAATAAATTTTTCCATCTCGTCGCACTTCAACTTTTAGCCATTCTGAAAGCGCATTTACAACAGAAACACCAACTCCATGCAATCCACCGGAAACCTTATAACTGTCTTTATCAAATTTTCCACCGGCATGGAGAACTGTCATAACAACTTCCAAAGCAGATATTTTTTCTATTGGATGAATATCAACGGGAATTCCACGTCCATAATCTTCAACAGTTACACTTCCGTCTTTATTTATGATAACTACAATTGTATCGTTGTAACCGGCTAAAGCTTCATCAATACTATTATCAACAACTTCATTTACTAAATGATGCAAACCTCTTACGCCAATATCGCCAATATACATTGCGGGTCTTTTTCTAACTGCTTCAAGACCTTTTAAAACATTAATATTACTTGCAGTATAGTTTTTTTGTGCTGTTTCTTTTGTCACGGATAATCCTATTTATTAAAATTTTATATCAATTATAATTTTTTCTTTGAAGTAATTATTTATTTTTTCAACAATTAATTTTCTGTTTAGAAAAAGTTCGTTTTTTAAAACTGAATTTTCTGCAGTTAAAAAAAGAATTTGTTTTTTTACACTTTTTACCGAAACTGTTTTTTTTAATTCGGGAAATATTAAATAGAATTTATCAACAACTTCATTTTCCTTTGCAGATTTTCTGAATTTTTCAAAAGCACTTTCGTTATTTATTATTTCAGTTATGCTTCTAAATGAATTAAGCATAAACAGCTTCTCCGTTGTTTACACTTATTACAATATCATCTTTTGTAACATTTAAATTTTCCAATTTGGAAAAATCTGTCATTGTAATAAAAGCTTGTCCAATGCTTTTTAAATAACTGCTAATTTTTTCTGCTCTGAACGAATCAAGCTCGCCAAATACATCATCCATTAGAAATATTGGAGTAATTTTTAGTTTATCTTTTAAATAAAAAAACTGACTAAATCTTAATGCAATTTGAAAAGTTTTATGCTGACCTTGCGAACCAAATTTTTTTAATTCAAGCCCATCAATAAAAAAATCAAAATCATCAATGTGAGGTCCAACCAAATTTCTCGCTTTTTTAAATTCCTCATTTTTTAATTCATTTATTTTTGATTGAAATAAATTTTCTGTGTTCTCAATCTCAGATGAAAATGAAACGTATTTTATTTCAGGAAACTCCTTTTTGCCCATAATAAATTCATATGGTTTTTGAATATACTCATTGAACTCATTAAGGAAAGTCATACGATGTTTAATAACTTCAGAACCGATTTTAACTAACGAAAAAGTCCATGCATCTAACTGGTCAAATAATTCCGGCGAGTTAAATTCTTTGATTTTTGAAAGCAAAGCGGATCTGTTACGAAGTATTTTATTATAATCAAGTAAGAGCTTTAAATATGTTTCGCTTGATTGAGCTATAATTGAATCTACAAACCTCCTTCTTTCAGATGGAGCTCCTTGCGTAATTGCATGATCAGATTGCAATAAAGCAACAACTGGAAATTTCCCTATAAGTGAAGCCGCTCTGTAAACTTGTTTATCATCTAAAAAAACATTTTTCTTTTTAACGGATTCATCAAAAAATATTCTTACTTTATTTGTAGAATACTCAGAAAAAATTCCATTAATTTCAAAAAAGTTTTTATTAAAATTTAGCGCATCAATATCAGAATTTTGATTTAAGTTTTTAGTTGTGCACAAATAATAAATTGCTTCTAATAATGATGTTTTTCCTTGTCCGTTACCACCAACAACAAAGTTGAGGTTATTTGAAAATTCTAAATTCGTATGCGTGTGTAATCTAAAATTTTTTAATTCAATAGATTTCAAAATCATAATTAATTGTTTAAGCGAACCGGCATAAGCAGCATCATAAGCTCATAATTTTCTTTTTCGTCAATCGGTAAAATAATTACGGCTTTTGTTGCCGAGTGAAGTTTGAAATTAATTTTCTTTTCTGAGCCAAGATGATTTAAAACATCATTTACGTATGATGAATTAAATCCGATTTCAAGATTTTCACCTTTATATTTGCATAAAATATTTTCGGTTCCGGAAGCACCTAAATCCAAATCTTCCGCAGAAACTTCCAAATTATTTTCTTTGATTGAAAATTTTACACGTCTTGTATTTGATGTTGAAAACAACATCATTCTTTTAATTACGTTATGCAATTCTTTAGTTTCAATTTCTAAAGCAAATTCATTTTCCAAAGGAATTACACTTGAATAATCCGGATATTTTTGCTTAATCAATCTTGAAATTAATTCATATTCGTTTAGCTTAAACGACATATGACTTTTGCTGAAATAAACTTTTACATCTTTTTCATCTAAAATTTTAAGAAGTACAGAAACAGCTCTTTCCGGTAAAACATATTGGGAATCAATTGGAATTTTAACATTCTTGTAAAGTAAATTTACAAGTCGGTGACCGTCTGTTGTAACAAATCTTAATCCTTCTTCAGTAAATTGAAACAGAGTTCCCATCATTGCCGGGCGCATTTCTTCTTTGCTCATTGCAAATGAAGTTTTTTCAAATGCAAATCTTAAATCACTACCGTTCATCGAAATTTCATTAAGTTCTTCTTTATCCAAAGTATCATTTGGAAAATCCGGAATTTCCGGAAATTCGTCATGACTCAAATAACTTAAATTATATTTTCCTTGATCAGTTAATAAATTTACTTTTCCGTTTGATAAAATTTCAAAACGGATAGTAGTATCATTTAGAGATTTTATAACATCATATAAAAGTTTAGCGGGTAAAAGTAATTTTGCATTTTCATCAGCAACAATTTTTAGTGATGATTTTAATGAAATTTCAAGATCAGTTGCGTAAACCGTAAGCTGCCCGTCTTTAATTTCGAAAAGAAAATTTTCTAAAATCGGCATTGGTGTTCTGGTTGGCACTGCCGGAATAATTTTAGAGAGCAGTTTTTCCAATTCTTTACTATTTACCTTAAACTCCATAAAATTCCTCAAATTTGAAAAGTTTTTTAATATGGAAATATACCAAGTTTATGCATAATTTACAATTATTTCACTTTAAGTAAAATAAGCTAAATGTTTAATTTTTATTGATAATTTTTGATGTGAATTGAGTAAAACAATCAAAAGCTTTATTGAAAAGCAAATACAAATATAAGTTAAGGTGTTAAATAACAATTAGTTAAGAATATTTGTATGATTTTAAAAAAATTGTTTATTTATCTGAATTTATTTAACTTTGTGTTCTTTGTAATTTAGAGGTAATAAAAAGATGAAAAGAACATATCAGCCGAGTAATAGAAAACGAAAAAATAAGCATGGTTTTAGAGCAAGAATGGCATCTAAAAACGGAAGAAAAGTTCTTGCAAGCAGAAGAGCTAAAGGCAGAAAAAAATTAACAGTAAGTGATGAATTTTAGTTTTGAAGAAGTATTCTTTTTCTAAAAAAGAAAGATTAAGACAAAAAAAGATTTTCAAAAAGTTTACTTAAAGGGAAAACTTCTAAATTCAGCACAAAATAAATTAAAAGTTAATTACTATTTTGAAAGCAGCGTTAATGAAAGTGGTATTAAAGCTGCTTTTGTAGTTTCTAAGAAGTTTGGAAATGCAGTTTGGAGAAATAGATTTAAAAGAGTTCTGAGGGCTGCTTATAGAATTAGTAAGTTAGAATTTGCAGAATACTGTGTGGTTAATAATTTTTTGCTCTATTTAATATTCTCACCTAAAACTATAAATCAAAAACAGAACAAGATTTTAAATCAAAATTATATTATTGATGATTTAGTTGAACTTTTGCAAAAAGTAAAAACAAAATTAGAAAAACATGAGTAACGCATTTATATATTTAATTAAGTTTTATCAAAAAATAATTTCTCCAATGTTTCCGCCTTCTTGCAGATTTTACCCAAGCTGCTCAAATTATGCGATTGATTCATTTAATAAATATGGTGTTTTCAAAGGCGGAGCTAAAGCAATTTGGCGAATTTTAAGATGTAATCCGTTTAATAAAGGCGGCTATGATCCCGCTTAATTTATAAATATTTGGTACAAATTTTATGGATAAACAGTCAACAATAGCATTTATTTTAATTGGAGTTATTTTAGTTTTTTGGTTATATCTAAATTCTCCGCAGCCGCCGGTAAATCAACCTCAAAAAGCAGATAGCACTAATGTTGTTACACAAAAGGATAGTGTTGAGTTAGAAGATACAAAGCTTACCGAAGCCAAAGAAAATGAAAAATTAATTCCTCCTTCAAATTTTAATAAACCAATTCTACAAGAAAAAGTTATTACTATTGAAACTGATTTAGCTTTATTGGAACTTACATCAAAAGGCGGAAGGTTAAAAAAGTTCTACTTGAAAAATTACAAAACTTGGTACCACAATGAAGTTGATTCAAACGATTTTTATAATTCATATGTTCAACTTATAAATTACAATAAAGACGGTGGTGATTTTAATATTGTATTTGTTACAAAAGAAGGTCAGCTGATAAATTCTAAAAATTTAGAATTCGAATCTGATAAAAATGAATCATATTACAGAATAAAAGATGGTGATTCATTATCTCTCAATCTAACTTTTAATATTGAAGGAAATAAAAGTTTAACCAAACAATTTACTTTTTACGGAAATGATTACAATTCAAAAGTTCAAATAATTCTTAATAATCTTGAAGACGTAATTAGCAGTTACAGATATGATTTGGAATGGTCAAACGGAATTAATTTTGTTGAACAAAATTCTGTTGATGAAGCAAATTTTTCAAGCGCGGCTGCTTTTACGGCAGACGAAAAAGTTGTTATTGATGCAAGCTCAGTTGATGAACCGGTTGAAAAGGTAATGAACGGAAAAATTGATTGGCTTGGAATTAAGAATAAATATTTCACAATAATTTTAGCTCCGCAAAATCCAAGTAATGAAGGCGGTGCAGATTTTAAAGGTGAACATGTTTTAAATCAACTTGGAAATAGAGAATATTATTCCGCAAGTTTAAGAATTCCGTTTAACAATCAAAAAGTTCAAAAAGATAATTTTAGATTATATATTGGTCCGCTTGATTATGAAATTTTAAAATCTAAAAATAACAATTATCAAGCAATGTATGATTTTGGAAGTTTCTTTGGATTATCATTTATAACCCGACCAATATCAGAATATATTTTACATCCGCTGTTTGTTTTCTTGCATAAATTTATTCCAAATTACGGCTGGGTGATTATTGTATTTACAATTATTCTTAAAATCGGTTTATCTCCGCTTACAAAACAAAGTTTTAAATCGATGAAAAAAATGTCTCAGCTTCAGCCCAAAATTGCTGAGTTGAAAGAAAAGTATAAAGATGATCAACAAAAAGTGCAGAAAGAAACGATGAAATTATATTCCACTTATGGAATAAATCCAGCTGGCGGATGTTTGCCAATGTTATTGCAAATGCCAATTTTATTTGCTCTTTATACATTTTTTAATGTTGCAATTGAATTAAGACATGAGCCATTTTTATGGTGGATAACAAATCTTTCATCACCGGATGTTATTTATAAATTGCCATTTAAAATTCCTTTATTCGGAATTGATATTATTACCGGATTGGCACCGCTTCTTGGAATAACAATGTTTTTCTCACAAAAAATGACCGTAAAAGATCCAGCACAAAAAGCAATGGTTTATATGATGCCGGTAATGATGATATTTATATTTATGCCATTATCTTCTGGATTGAACTTATATTATTTTATGTTTAATTTACTTTCAATTGCGCAGCAATATTATATCAATCATCAACATGGTGAAGAGTTAGTGCCAGTTGAAAATCCTAAAAAGAAAGCCGGATTTATGCAAAGAATGATGGAAGCTGCTGAGCAACAGCAAAAGTCTCACAAACAAATTGGTAAGAAAAAGTAAAATAGATTTGATATTTTTTTTATGCTCAATACTTAGTAAAAGAATATTTTAAAAGAATTTTCATAAAATTAAATTATTTAGGAAATTATAAAATTACTTCATGAAGGCTTTACTCCATAAGCTGATTTTACTTTTTTTATTTTTTCCTACATTTGTGTTTCCTCAAGAAACATTAGAATTAAAGCTTTTCCTTAAAGAAAAAAAATTACCATTCGGAATTACAAAACTTGTTCCGCAAGACAAACCGGAAGTTAGCTTAGTTTTAAGCGGCGGCGGATCAAGAGCACTTTCCCATATTGGAGTTCTGCGTGCATTAAAAGAATTAGAAATTCCAATAGATCAAATTATTGGAACAAGTATGGGAAGCGTTATCGGCGGACTTTATTCTGCTGGATACACTATTGAAGAAATGGATTCAATTGTAAAAGTTACAAATTGGGATGAATTTTTTTCTTTAATTGATGCAGACAGAAGAAATTTATTTGTCGATCAAAAAATTACGGAAGATAAATCACTGCTTACTGTAAGGCTTAACGGATTTAAGCCTTCAATTCCTACTTCCATAAATACCGGAAAAAAAATAAGCAACTTTTTAACAAGTTTAACAATTAATGCTCCAATAAATCATTCGGATTCTTTTGATAATTTACTTTACAAATTTAGAGCTGTTTGTACGGATTTAGTAAGCGGAAAAAGAACAGTAATAAATAATGGATTGCTAAGTGAAGCAATGCGCGCAAGCTCAAGCGTTTCATTTTTACTTCCACCCGTAAAAAGAGATTCTCTAATTTTAGTTGACGGCGGATTGGTTGATAATCTTCCGATAAAAACAGCAGAAGAATTAAATCCCGATTTTATTATTGCTTCCGACGCAACAAGTTCTTTAAGAAATAAAAACGAGTTGGAATATCCTTGGGAAATTGCAGATCAATTGGTTACAATTCCATCAAGAATAATTTGGGAAGAAAACATTTCCAAAGCAAATATTCTCATCAAACAAAATCTTAAAGATAGAAAAAATGATAATTTTGAAAACCTCGATGAAATTATTAATTCCGGTTTCGATTCCGCAAAATATTTGTTATTGAGCACAAAGAATGAATTGACAAAAATATTCAGACAAAAACTATCTAAAGATGAAAAATATTTCCATAACATTTCGCTTCCGGAAGATCCTAATATTTTAGAAAAAGAAATTTTTGAAAAATATAAAGAAGCTAATTCATTTAGCAAAACTGATATTTTATGCGATCTTTATAAATTTCAAGAAAGAGGAATTTATAATAATCTTTCCGCAGTTTCAAATGTTACGGATTCTTCAACAGTAATAAATATTAATTATCAAATAAATTCCAAAATAAAAAATTTTGAATTAATTGGCATAACACAAATTCCCGTAGAAAACGCGCTCAAACATTTTGATAATATTTTAAATAAACCATATTCCGCCGATGAAATTGTAAATTCTTCTTTAGAATTAATAAAGCAGTATAGAAAATTGGGATTTGTCCTTGCCACAATTGACTTGATTTATTTTAGTTCCGATTTGGAAAAATTATATGTTACAATTAACGAAGGACAAATTACAGAAATTGAAGTTGAAGGAAACGAAACAACTTTAAACTCAGTAGTTACAAGAGAATTTGCTTCTGATGTTGGTGATTTTTTACTAAAAAAAAATCTTGATGAAGGACTTGAAAATATTTCCGCAACCGATCTTTTTGATAATGTTAAATTAAGTTTCGTTAACAATGGATTGGGGAAAAAAATTAAAATTGAACTTCAAGAAAAGTTGCCAAATGTTTTACGATTGGGTTTAAGAATTGATAACGAAAATTTTACGCAATTTGCTGTTGATTTAAGAAATGAAAATTTATTTGGAACCGGATCCGAACTTGGCTTTTCTTTATCGGGTGGAATTAGAAATAGATCATTTTTAATTGAGCATAAAACAAATAGAATTTTTAACACATATCTTACTTACAAAGCCCAAGTATTTTATAATTTTAATGATGTAAAAGTTTACGCAGATGATGATATTGAAAACAGATATAAATTTAGTAGATCAGAAGTTGGGGAATATAGGCAAATATTTTTTGGCGGATTTGTTGGAGTTGGCGCGCATCTAAAAAAATTAGGAACTCTTACCGCAGAAGGAAAATATCAAGTTGATGAAATAAAAAGTGTTACGTCAATTTCTTCCGATCAAACTTATAAAATTGATATTTCGAGTCTTAAATTAAGATTGCAAATAGATTCTCAAAATAAATATCCTTTCCCAACAAAAGGATTATATATAAATACTTTTTATGAAACCGCACAAAAAATTCTTGGCGGAGACATAAGTTTTGCAAAATTTAATTTTGATTATTCGGGATATGTTTCAATTAATAATCATACAATTAAACCAAGATTTATATTTGGATTTGCGGATGAAACGCTTCCGCTAAGTCAGCAATTTGATTTTGGCGGACAGAAAAATTTTTTCGGTTATAGAGAATATGAATTTAGAGGAAGACAAATTTTTATTTCATCTCTTGAATACAGATATAAATTACCAATTCAAATTTATGTTGATACATACTTAAAATTAAGATATGATTTAGGTTCATCATGGAATAAACAAGAACAAATTCAGTTTAATGATTTAAAACATGGATTAGGTTTATCTCTTTCTTTAGATACACCGATTGGACCGGCAGATTTTTCGGTTGGAAGAAGTTTATATTTGAAAGATACTTCGCCGGAAAGAATTCTTAGTCGTGGACCATTTATGTTTTATTTTACAATTGGATATTATTATTGAAATTATTTAATAAATTAAATTTGTTAAGAACTGGTAATTCATTAAATCCCACAACTTCATTTTTATCCCAAGCTTTGTCGCCTAAAAGTTCATATTTATGTTTTGAAAGAACTGCAAATTTTCTTTCAGTCAGATAATAATTTTTATCAAAAATAAAAAAGCAAATTACAACTTCAAGATTTAACTTAGCACTCCATTTTTTATAGGATTCTGCTGCGCGTTTATTAAGCCAATAACTGGTTTGTGTTTTACTTTTCCAATCAATTAAAAATTTAATTCCATTATAATCTGCAATAATATCCGGCTTATCTTCACCTTTTTCCCAAACTTTTTCATATCGCCTGTCATTTCCAAATTCTTCAAATTTAATTCCCCATTGAGTAAACAAATTTTTTCCGTGATATTCTGCTAAATCGTGTAATTTATAATTTTCTCGAAAATCTTCTTTCGTTTTTGCCGGCTGAAAATTTAATTCTTTCATCTATGATTACCAATTCGAATTCACATCATTCTTCAATTTTATAAAATTTTCTTTAACCAATTTTATTTTTTCAAACAGTGGATCAAGCCGTTTCTTTTCACTTTCGGTGTATTCGTAAAACGGAATAAAAGTACGATTTATATCTTCATATATGAGACTTAATTTTGAATTTAATTTTCTGCTTAACTCATTTTCAAATTTTGATTTTCCGGAATTTAAACCTTCTTTAAATTCTTTAACAATTTTTGATTTCTTAAAAATTAAAACTCCGCCGGCAATTATTAAACCGGCACCAGTTAAAATTCCACCGGTAATATCCATAAACGCAACTTGAGTTGTTGATAAAATAATTGCGCCAACAATTGCAAGCAATCCGCCGCCCATTGCCGTTGGGGCAATATTTGAAGGATTCGAATTTAAGAAAGTTGTAAAAGAATCATTGGACATCAAATCACTAACTTTATTTTTTACATCTTGAATAACATGAAGACGTTCTTCGCCAATTTTTACATAAAGTTCATCTCTATTAATTCTTTGCTGCTCTTTGAAATTTAATTCATCAATTAATGTTTGTAATAATTGTCTTATTCCGCTAAGAAAATGTTTAGCTCCGTCATCGGCAATTTCTTCAAACGAAGAATGTAATTTATTTTCAAATCTTTTCTGAAGCTCTTTTATCCAATTGTTAATTGAACTTTCTTTATTAAATATTGCTCCAAATGTTCTTTTGAATAATGAAAATACCGACAATCCTTCTTCAAATTCTTCTTTAACTTCATTGGAAACGCGATCGTAATTTGCAACTAATCTATCTACCAAACTTTTAATTTCATATGTTGAATGTTTTTCGCCGGTTTCTAATCTCAATTTAATTTTTACTGCAAATGATAAATCTTTTTCCAAAGTTAATTTTAGCTGATCTAAACTTGAATTGGTTTTTATAATTACTTGATCGGAAGTTTCCAAAATTGATTGAAGTTTTAACTTTAAATGTTTTCCTCCAGTAATTGTGTTGTGAATAAAATCTCTAATTTCCGGAAAGCCGGAATTTTCTTTTCCTTCTATTTCTAAAATTGCAGAAGTAGTAAAAACTATCGGCGAAGTTATTCCTCTTTGAATTGCATATTCTTTTACTTTTTCAATATTTGTAGAAAGTTCATCCGGTCTTGCTAAATCAGCTTGCTGCAAAATAAACACAACGCGTTTTTTCCATTCTTCACTTACATAATCAAGTAAGTCCCACGCAGTTTGTGTGTGAGGATTTTTTGCGGGAAATACGAATAAAACCAAATCGCTGTTGGGCACAAATTTTTGCGTAATTTCTTGATGATTTTTTATTATTGTATTTGTTCCCGGTGTATCAACTATTGCAATTGTTTTTAATATTTCTGAAG is a window from the Ignavibacteriota bacterium genome containing:
- a CDS encoding dynamin family protein — protein: MQTQLINENFNIYKYKLIDFLKELHQFTIDAGNSDFQKIISDLRSNINEPFLFVVVGEVKSGKSSFINALLNDNICKVDAAPCTDVVQKLEYSETKNETQLSEFYKRIGVPSEILKTIAIVDTPGTNTIIKNHQEITQKFVPNSDLVLFVFPAKNPHTQTAWDLLDYVSEEWKKRVVFILQQADLARPDELSTNIEKVKEYAIQRGITSPIVFTTSAILEIEGKENSGFPEIRDFIHNTITGGKHLKLKLQSILETSDQVIIKTNSSLDQLKLTLEKDLSFAVKIKLRLETGEKHSTYEIKSLVDRLVANYDRVSNEVKEEFEEGLSVFSLFKRTFGAIFNKESSINNWIKELQKRFENKLHSSFEEIADDGAKHFLSGIRQLLQTLIDELNFKEQQRINRDELYVKIGEERLHVIQDVKNKVSDLMSNDSFTTFLNSNPSNIAPTAMGGGLLAIVGAIILSTTQVAFMDITGGILTGAGLIIAGGVLIFKKSKIVKEFKEGLNSGKSKFENELSRKLNSKLSLIYEDINRTFIPFYEYTESEKKRLDPLFEKIKLVKENFIKLKNDVNSNW
- a CDS encoding BamA/TamA family outer membrane protein, producing MKALLHKLILLFLFFPTFVFPQETLELKLFLKEKKLPFGITKLVPQDKPEVSLVLSGGGSRALSHIGVLRALKELEIPIDQIIGTSMGSVIGGLYSAGYTIEEMDSIVKVTNWDEFFSLIDADRRNLFVDQKITEDKSLLTVRLNGFKPSIPTSINTGKKISNFLTSLTINAPINHSDSFDNLLYKFRAVCTDLVSGKRTVINNGLLSEAMRASSSVSFLLPPVKRDSLILVDGGLVDNLPIKTAEELNPDFIIASDATSSLRNKNELEYPWEIADQLVTIPSRIIWEENISKANILIKQNLKDRKNDNFENLDEIINSGFDSAKYLLLSTKNELTKIFRQKLSKDEKYFHNISLPEDPNILEKEIFEKYKEANSFSKTDILCDLYKFQERGIYNNLSAVSNVTDSSTVININYQINSKIKNFELIGITQIPVENALKHFDNILNKPYSADEIVNSSLELIKQYRKLGFVLATIDLIYFSSDLEKLYVTINEGQITEIEVEGNETTLNSVVTREFASDVGDFLLKKNLDEGLENISATDLFDNVKLSFVNNGLGKKIKIELQEKLPNVLRLGLRIDNENFTQFAVDLRNENLFGTGSELGFSLSGGIRNRSFLIEHKTNRIFNTYLTYKAQVFYNFNDVKVYADDDIENRYKFSRSEVGEYRQIFFGGFVGVGAHLKKLGTLTAEGKYQVDEIKSVTSISSDQTYKIDISSLKLRLQIDSQNKYPFPTKGLYINTFYETAQKILGGDISFAKFNFDYSGYVSINNHTIKPRFIFGFADETLPLSQQFDFGGQKNFFGYREYEFRGRQIFISSLEYRYKLPIQIYVDTYLKLRYDLGSSWNKQEQIQFNDLKHGLGLSLSLDTPIGPADFSVGRSLYLKDTSPERILSRGPFMFYFTIGYYY